DNA from Brucella melitensis bv. 1 str. 16M:
GAAGATGCCGCCGTGTTCCGCACGGAGGAATCGCTCAAGCAGGGTGTCGAGCGCATGGAAAAGCTCTGGCATGAACTGCCGGACATCAAGGTCACAGACCGCTCCATGATCTGGAACTCGGATCTCGTTGAAACGCTGGAACTTGAAAATCTGATGGCGAATGCGCTGACGACCGTTGTTTCGGCGGAAGCCCGTCAGGAAAGCCGCGGCGCCCATGCGCGCGAGGATTTCCCGGACCGCAACGACGCGGAATGGCGCAAGCACACGCTTTCCCGGCTTTCGCCTGACGGCAAGGTCACGCTCGACTATCGTCCGGTTCATCTCGATCCGCTGACGACGGAAGAGGAAGGTGGCATCAGCCTCGCCAAGATTGCGCCGAAGAAGCGCGTTTACTGATCAGGGGCAAGAGCAATGGTTGAACTCGCACTTCCCAAGAATTCCCGTATGCAGGAGGGCAAGACCTGGCCCCGTCCTGATGGCGCCACCCGTGTCACGGAATTCCGCATCTATCGCTGGTCGCCGGATGACGACGAAAATCCGCGTATCGATACCTATTATGTCGATCGTGACGATTGTGGTCCGATGGTTCTGGACGGTCTGCTCTATATCAAGAACAAGATCGACCCGACGCTGACGCTGCGCCGTTCGTGCCGTGAAGGCATTTGCGGTTCCTGCGCCATGAATATCGATGGCGCGAACACGCTTGCCTGCACCAAGGGTATGGACGACATCAAGGGCACCATCAAGGTCTATCCGCTGCCGCATATGCCGGTGGTGAAGGATCTTGTGCCGGACCTCAATAATTTCTACGCCCAGCACCGTTCCATTGAGCCATGGCTCAAGACGGTTTCGCCGGAGCCGCAGAAGGAATGGCTGCAAAGCCATGAGGACCGCCAGAAGCTCGATGGTCTTTATGAGTGCATTCTGTGCGCCTGCTGCTCGACCTCATGCCCGAGCTATTGGTGGAACGGCGACCGTTATCTTGGCCCCGCCGTGCTGCTTCAGGCCTATCGCTGGCTGATCGATTCCAGAGACGAAGCCAAGGGCGAACGCCTCGATAACCTTGAGGATCCGTTCCGGCTTTATCGCTGCCATACGATCATGAATTGCGCCCAGACCTGCCCGAAGGGTCTGAACCCGGCCAAGGCGATTGCCGAAATCAAGAAGATGATGGTCGAGCGCCGCGTGTAATCACGGCAATCGCAGTTTTTCTTGGTTTCCCTGTCGGCCTGCGGCCTCCACGCCTCTTGTCATCCGTGCCCGAAGGCACGGTTGCCGAGATCAAGAAGATGATGGTCGAACGCCGCGTGTAACCACGGCAATCGTTGGTCTTTTTAGTCCCTGTCGCGCCAGAGGCGCTCCACGCCTCTTGTTTGCGTCTCTGTCGGCCTGGGGGCCTCCGTGCCTCTTGGTTATTTACTTCTCTGCCGGGCCGAACGAAATCAAAAAGGGGAAGGGTCAACCTTCCCCTTTTGCTATGTTCGGTCCGCGTTGTAGACTTGATCTCTTGAAGTGTTTTCATATTTTTGCAGGAAACAATTATATGGGAGGGACCGAACATGCTCGATCATATCGGTTTCAATATTGCGGATATGAAAAAGTCGCGCGCATTTTATGATGCGGCGCTGTCTCCGCTTGGTATCGGCCATGCCATGGAATTCGGAGATTGGGTTGGCTACGGGCGAAATGGCAAGCCGGAATTCTGGATCGGAGCACAGAAAGGCGCGAAACTGGAAGGCGTGTTGCATGTGGCCTTTTCAGCCGGGACGCGTTCGGAAGTGGACCGCTTTTACGAAGCCGCAATCGCTGCCGGGGGCAGGGATAATGGCAAGCCGGGCCTGAGGCCCCACTACCACCCGGATTACTATGCGGCTTTCGTGCTGGACCCGGATGGCCACAATATAGAAGTCGTCTGCCATCTGCCGGAATAAAGCACTTCCAGCGATTCTGTTAAAACAGGAACCGCGTAGGCGTTTCACACTTTTGCTGGAAATGCTCTAGGGACGAGGCCTGGACTCAGATAGGCTCGCCTTTCAAAAGGCGCGGCGTATCGCCGGAAAGACCGGCCGCCTGTTTGATGAAGAAGGATTTGAGGCTTGGAACGCGATCAACAAGGCCGAGGCCGATGTCGCGGATGGAACGCACCGCCGGATTGTCGTTGGAAAAAAGCTTGGTCAGAATGTCGGTGGTGACGCCCATCTGCACCGTATCGAAGCGACGCCAGGCCTGATAGCGCTCAAGGGCTGCAAAGGAACCGATATCGAGGCCGAGGCGGTCCGTTTCGACCACCACTTCGGCAATCGCCGCCGCATCGCGGAAGCCGAGATTGAGGCCCTGACCGGCGATCGGGTGGATGCGGTGGGCGGCGTCGCCCACAAGCGCAAAGCGGGGCTTTACGAATTCGCGCGCCAGTGTCAGGCCAAGCGGGAAGGCGCGGCGTGGGCCTTCGACATGCAGGGCGCCGAGGCGGTGGCCAAAACGCTGTTCCAGTTCGGCCTCGAAAACGAAATCATCCTCGCGGATAAGCCGTTCGGCGTCTGCCGTGCGTTCCGTCCAGACGAGCGAGCAGCGATTGCCCTTCAACGGAAGGATCGCAAAGGGGCCGGCAGGCAGAAAATGCTCGTCGGCGCGGCCTCCATGCGGGCGCTCATGCGCCACATTGCAGACAATGCCGGATTGGCCATAGTCCCAATTGACGGTCTTGATGCCTGCCAGATCGCGCAGTCGCGAGCGAGCGCCATCGGCGGCGATCAAAAGGCGGGTTTCCAGCCTGTCGCCATTGGCCAGCGTGACGGTTACGCCTTCCGGCCGGGTTTCAAAATTCTCCACGCTCACCGCTTCAAGGAAGGTGATGCCGAGCGCATCCGCCTTGTTGTGCAATGCGGTGTTGAGCACGCGGTTCTCGACCATATGGGCGAAGGGTTCGCCCGGTTCCACCTCCCCCTCGAAGGTGAGGAAGACGGGGCGCACGGGATCGGATGTCCGCGAATCGGTAATGACCATTTCGGTGATGGGCTGGGCTTCGGGAACGATTTCCTGCCAGCAGCCAAGCTTGTAGAGCATCCGCGAGGCGGCGGCGGCAATGGAGGAGGCGCGCGGGTCGTTCTTCCACGCGCCCGCAGGCGCGCCATCGATCACGGTGACGGAAAGGTGGGGCGCGGCTGACTTGATCGCAACCGCCGTGACAAGGCCGACATAGCCGCCGCCTGCAATCACCACATCGTTATTGCGTGGGGCGTCCGTATTTTTCTGGCCAGCCATTGTCGTTCCTTTCCAGAATCCGTCTTTCGCGCAGTGTTTTGGCACATATCGCCGCGCAAGAAACCCGATATTTTGCCGCGCCGCCTGTTCCAGCCCAATCGCTGGTGCGCGAATGTGTTTCCTTTGGCCTGCCCGGTTCTTGACAGGCCCGGATGTGCAGGCTCAAACATGCCTCTTGAACTTTGTAAAGCATATATGGTTGCGGGAGGCAGGCTGTCCATGTCTGATGAAGAAAAGTCCGGGATCGAGCAGACGGCGGCAATGCGCGAACTGCTGTCGATCCTTGATCTCGAAACGCTTGAAATGGATCTTTTTCGCGGCAACAGCCCGCAGGTCGGCTGGCAGCGCGTCTTTGGCGGGCAGGTCATCGGGCAGGCGCTGATTGCGGCGCAGCGCACCGTCGATCCCGAACGCCATGTGCATTCGCTCCACGCCTATTTCGTGCGTCCGGGCGATCCTGCCATTCCCATCATCTATGAGGTGGATCGCATCCGCGACGGTTCCAGCTTCAGCACCCGCCGCGTGCTGGCCAAGCAGCACGGCAAGGCGATCTTTACGCTTTCCGCTTCCTTCCAGATCGATGAAGGCGGCCTCGACCATCAAATGCCGATGCCCGAAGGGTTGCCGCAGCCGGAGCAGCTCGTCGGCGACCATGACATCAAGGAAAAATATCTCGATATGGCACCACCCGGCGTGCGCAAATATTGGGAACGGGAGCGCCCGATCGAAATCAAGCCGGTCTCGCTCACCCATTATTTCTCGCGCGAGAAGCTGGAGCCGGTGCAGCATGTCTGGGTGCGGGCAAGGGGGCTTGTCCCTGATGACCGCGCATTGCAGGCCGCCATTCTCGCTTATCTTTCCGATATGACGCTGCTCGATACCTCGCTTCACCCGCATGGCCGTTTCATTTTCGACCGCGACATGCAGGTAGCGAGCCTTGACCATGCCATGTGGTTCCACCGCCCGTGCCGGCTGGATGACTGGCTTCTTTATACGCAGGATGCGCCGAGCGCTTCTGGTGCGCGCGGCTTCAATCGTGGCGCGCTTTATACGCGCGATGGTGTGCTGATCGCATCGGTGGCGCAGGAAGGGCTGATCCGCGTCCACGAAAAAAACAAGTGATGGTTATTTAATCAGCAGTTTTTCTGTAGCTTAAATTTTAAGCAGATTGGTGATTGCGCGCAAGGTTTCATCCTTTCCGCGCATTTCATTTCAGGGAGGAGACGCGAAAACCGCGCCCATCGCAGCACCTTCTCGCAACTGGCATGATTCTTGTTTGTCTCTGTTTGAACCGGCCTCTTCAGCGCAACCGCGTTTGAAGCCGCCCTTCGACGGAGATATTCGATGCTCATAACAGGAAGAAACAAGCAAACGGCCCTCATGGCCAGCCTGCCCGCACTTTTCGCCCTGGCGGGGACGGCAATGGCGCAGGACACCGCACCGGCACCAACCCTCGATACGGGCGATACGGCCTGGATGCTGACTTCAACCGCGCTTGTGTTGATGATGACCATACCCGGTCTGGCGCTGTTTTATGGCGGCATGGTGCGCAAGAAGAACGTGCTGTCCACGGTGATGCAAAGCTTTGCCATCACCTGCCTCATGTCCATCCTGTGGATGATCGCAGGCTATTCGCTGGCCTTTACCGATGGCGGCTCGCTCCATTCCTATATTGGCGGCTTCTCGAAGGTTTTCTTCTCCGGAGTGACGATGGAATCGCTCACCGGAACCATCCCTGAATATCTCTTCATCACCTTCCAGATGACGTTTGCGATCATCACGCCCGCGCTGATTACCGGCTCGTTTGCAGAGCGCATGAAGTTTTCCTCCATGCTGGTTTTCCTGACGCTGTGGCTGTTCATCGTTTATGTTCCGGTTGCCCATTGGGTCTGGGGCGGGGGCTTCATGGCTTCCGATGGCGTGCTTGATTTTGCCGGTGGCACGGTCGTTCATATCAATGCCGGTGTTGCCGGTCTGGTGGCAGCCCTCGTTATCGGCAAGCGCGATGGTTATGGCCACACTAACATGGCGCCGCACAATCTCGTGCTCTCGGTCATCGGTGCTGCCCTTCTGTGGGTGGGCTGGTTCGGCTTCAATGCCGGTTCTGCCGCCGGTGCCAATGCGCTTGCCGGTGTCGCCATGCTCAACACGCAGGTCGCAACCGCCGGTGCTGCTCTTGCGTGGATGTTTGTGGAATGGGCTATTTCCGGCAAGCCAAGTGTGCTCGGCATTATTTCCGGCGCTGTTGCGGGCCTTGTCGCGGTCACGCCCGCTGCCGGTTTTGTCAATCCGACCGGCGCGCTTATCATCGGCATCGTTGCCGGTGCGGTCTGCTATGTGGCGGCTGTGAAGATCAAGCATGTGCTGGGCTATGACGATTCGCTCGATGCGTTCGGCGTCCATGGCGTCGGTGGTTTTGTCGGCGCGGTGCTGACCGGCTTTTTTGCCGATGCTACGATCAATCCGGCCAGCGAAGGGGCAACCATCGGCAAGCAGTTCTTCGGCGCCGCCATCACGATCATTTATACGGCGATTGCCACCGTGATCATCCTTTACGTGGTCAAGGCCATCATGGGCTTGCGGCCCGGCAAGCAGGCCGAGATCGAGGGGCTGGATATCGCCTTGCATGGGGAGGCGGTGCAGTGAGAACGGGAGTAGGGGAGTAGGAAGGTGTTTCCCTGCTTCCCCGGCTTTCGCAAGGTGCTGGCGAACCTTGCGCCTTTTCTTTATTTGCCGGGCCTTATGCATGGTTAATGAGGAATTAACTATCCGGCGATTAGGATCGGACCGATTCAGTGCGCCCCGAGCATGTCCGCTCACGGGCCAGCAAAAATATTCGGTTCGGGACAGGCTTTATGCGGCAAGGATATTCGCCCTCATACCCGCTGCGTGACGAGCGGATTACGGAAGACAGGTTGCGGTTTGCCAATCTCGTCCGCAGGCAGGTCTATATCCTTCTGGGGCTGGGGCTTCTTTCGCTCACCGCCATGGCGGTTGGCGCGCTTGCCACATGGAATGTCGCCGATCCAAGCTTCAGCCATGCCACCGACAATCCTGTCACCAATGCGCTCGGCTATCCGGGCGCCGTGTTCTCCGATCTGGCCATGCAGTTCTTCGGCCTTGCCAGCGTTCCGGCGCTGCTGCCGCTTGCGGTCTGGTCGCTTCTCCTGATGATCCGGGGTTATATCGGGCGTATCGCCCGGCGCAGCCTTGCGTGGGTGGGGGCGGCGCTGCTCTTTGCCGCCATTGCAAGCTGCTTCGCCGTGCCGCAAAGCTGGCCAATGCCAATCGGCCTTGGCGGTGTTTTCGGCGATATGCTGCTTCGGATACCGGGTTTCTTCCTTGGCGGGTTCCCGCAAGGGGCTATTGCCTCCGCTATTGCGCTGGTTCTGGCTTTTCCAGCCTTGTGGTTCTGTTTTTTTGCAAGCGGCATCATTGGTCGCGGGGCGGAAGCGGTCAATCCGGCCATGCTTTCGGCAAATCGTTCTGCCGATGATGAATTCGCGGATGAGGATGCAGACAATGAAGCCGGTGGCGGTTTCCACTTCATCGGTGCGCTGACCCATCTGGTGCTGATGACGACAGCCACGATCAGGCGCATGACCGGACTTGGCCGCCGCCGCTCGCGCGAGGATGATTTCGACGACATGCGCATGGTGCGCCGCAGTGCCGAAACCCGCAATGCGCCGCCGCCCCGCGCCCGCAAGGCGCGTGTGGAACAGACCGCGCCGTCGCCGAAGCCCGGCCCGCGCGCCCAGCGCGAGGCGCAGCCTTCCTTCCTTAAGGATAATGGTATCTTTGAAATGCCGTCGCTGCATTTCCTGGCCGAACCGAAGCTCGTGCAGCGCGACCCCGCGCTTTCCAAGGATGCGCTGGAGCAGAATGCCCGTCTGCTTGCGGGCGTGCTGGAAGATTTCGGTGTGCGTGGCGAGATCATCAATGTCAAACCCGGCCCCGTGGTCACGCTTTATGAGCTTGAACCGGCACCGGGCATCAAGTCCTCGCGCGTCATCGGCCTTGCCGACGATATTGCGCGCTCGATGAGCGCGATTGCCGCGCGTGTGGCTGTCATTCCGGGGCGCAACGCGATCGGTATCGAACTGCCGAACCCTAAGCGCGAAATGGTCTATCTGCGTGAGATGCTGGCGAGCCGCGACTTTGAGCAATCGAAGGCGAAGCTTGCGCTGGCACTCGGCAAGACCATCAATGGCGAGCCGGTCATTGCCGATATTGCCAAGATGCCGCACGTTCTGGTTGCGGGCACCACCGGCTCGGGCAAGTCGGTTGCGATCAACACCATGATCCTGTCGTTGCTCTATCGCATGACGCCGCAGGAATGCCGCCTCATCATGATCGACCCCAAGATGCTGGAGCTTTCCGTCTATGACGGCATTCCGCATCTGCTGACGCCGGTTGTGACGGACCCGAAGAAGGCCGTTGTCGCGCTCAAATGGACCGTGCGCGAAATGGAAGACCGCTATCGCAAGATGTCGAAGGTCGGCGTGCGCAATATTGACGGCTTCAACCAGCGTGTCGGTCTGGCGCAGAAAAAGGGCGAGCCGATTGCGCGCACGGTACAGACCGGCTTCGACCGCAATACCGGCGAGGCGATCTACGAGACGGAAGAACTCGATCTCGAACCCATGCCCTATATCGTCGTGATTATCGACGAAATGGCCGACCTCATGATGGTCGCAGGCAAGGATATTGAAGGCGCGGTGCAGCGTCTGGCGCAGATGGCGCGTGCGGCAGGCATTCACGTCATCATGGCGACGCAGCGCCCGTCGGTCGATGTCATCACCGGCACGATCAAGGCCAATTTCCCGACCCGCATTTCCTTCCAGGTGACGTCGAAGATCGACAGCCGAACCATTCTGGGCGAACAGGGTGCCGAACAGCTTCTTGGCCAGGGCGACATGCTGTTCATGGCGGGCGGCGGGCGCATCCAGCGCGTGCATGGGCCATTTGTCGGCGACGACGAGGTGGAGCGCATCGTGCAGCATCTCAAGCTTCAGGGCGTGCCGGAATATCTCGATGCCATCACCGAGGATGAAGACGATGACGAGGGCGGTAGCGGCCCGGCTGGAACCGGCAATCTGGAGGATTCCGACGATCCGTATGATCAGGCCGTGGCCGTCGTGCTGCGCGACAAGAAGGCGTCCACATCCTATATTCAGCGCCGTCTCGGCATCGGCTATAATCGCGCTGCCTCAATCATCGAACGCATGGAAGATGAGGGCATTGTCGGCCCGGCCAACCATGCGGGCAAGCGCGAAATACTGGTGCCCACGGGCGATGATGATTTCTAAAGCTTTTCCAGCGGTTTAATCAAAACAGGAAATGCTCTGGAACTATATAATGCGGTGAATTTCAGGAGCTTGCGGCCTTCATGGCCTCACGCAGAACCGCGTAAATATAAGGGTCTGCGGACTGGGCGACATTGAAACGCAGAAAGCCTGCCGCCGTGCATGAGGGGCTGAAGACATTTCCCGGTGCAAGCACGACGCCTTTTTCCAGAGCATGACGGGCAACAGGTCCGGAATCCATCCCGTCGGGAAGCCGCGCCCATAAAAACATGCCGCCTTGCGGTTTCGTCCATAAGTCCAGGCCGGTTGCCTTCAGCCGGTTTGCGGTCAGTGTCATGGCATCTGCAAGCCTGGTGCGCAGGCTTTCAATATGCCGCCGATAGGTGCCGTCGATCAGAAGTGCATGGACGATCTGCGGCGAGAGCGCATTGCAGCCGAAGCTGGTGGCGAGTTTGAGGTCGGTAAGCCCTTCGATCCAGTCCCGGCGTCCGGCAATATAGCCAACGCGCGCGGCTGCCGACAGCGTCTTGGAGAAACTGCCAATGTGCAGCACACGCTCAAACCCGTCCAGCTCTGCCAGAAGCGGGGTGGGCGAGGGGTGGAAATCACCAAAGATATTGTCTTCGACCAGAGTGATGCCATGGGCTTCGGCAAGCTTTAAAAGCCGGTGGGCCGTGGCAGGCGTCATGATGCCGCCGGTCGGGTTATGCAGCCCGGCATTGGAGATATAGAGCTTGGGCGCGTGTTCGGTTGCCGCATTGGCGAAGGCGTCGAGATCTGGCCCGGAATGGGTGTAAGGCACGCCAACCAGTTTTACCCGATGGGTGAGCAGCACCGCCTGAAAATTGAAATAGCATGGATCGTCCACCAGCACCGTGTCGCCGGGCTGGAGGAGATAGCGGCAGATGAGATCAATGGCCTGCGTGCCGGAATCGGTGAGCAGGATTTCCCCGCCCGCAATGTCGATGCCCTGCTCGCCAAGGCGGTGGGCGAGATGCTGGCGCAAGGGGCGGAAGCCAAGCGGCTCGCCATAAGTGGTGAGGTTGCTCTGGTCGTCGCGGGCAATGGTGCGCAGCGCCCGGCGAAGGGCCTCCTGCGGCAACCATCCATCGGGTAGCCAGCCGCAGCCGGGCTTGAGGGTTCGGCTTTCCGCTTCGAGCGATTGCCGCATGACCCAGAACGGATCGATCTGCCGGTCCTTGTGCGGGGCGGTGGCGGCAAGCGAGAATGGCTGGCGCGCCCGCTCGGAAACATAAAAGCCCGCGCCGCGCCGCGACTGGATGATACCTTCCGCGACCAGCCGGTCATAGGCTTCCACCACAGTCGATTTCGAGACGTTCATCGTTTCCGCAAGGCGGCGGATCGAGGGCAGCCTCGCCCCGGGTGCGAGGCTCATCGCGGTGATGCGGCCGCGAATGATGCCCATGACCTTTTCGACGAGTGGCATCCTGTCGGCGGGGGCGCCTTGTTCGCCACGCCCGATTTCCCCGCCTGTATAGGCGGCTTCGACAGCTTCCAAGCTATGCAGCAGGCCGATCGGAATCATCTGTACCACCATTCATACCAGTACAGTTTGCCAGAATTGTCTGGAAACTGTCTCTGATTTTTTAGACGAGTTCACGGCATTGTCCGTAAAAGCCATATACGATTTTGCAGAAAGCCGAAAAGACAGAATGAACAAGACAGCGGGATGGATTAACGGATTTTTAGGGGTGCTGATCTTTTCCGGGTCACTGCCAGCAACGCGACTGGCCGTGATCGATATCGATCCGACCTTCCTGACCATGGCGCGGGCGTCCATCGCGGGATTGCTTGGAATGGTGTTTCTGCTCCTGTTTCGGGAGCCTTTTCCGCGCAAAAGCGATGCTGTTTCACTGGTTGTCGTGGCGCTGGGCGTCGTGGTCGGCTTTCCGCTTCTGACCGGGCTTGCGCTCCAACACATGACCTCCGCCCGTGCGATTGTCTTTATCGGCCTGCTGCCGCTTTCGACGGCGATCTTCGCAGTCCTGCGCGGCGGCGAGCGGCCGCGGCCACTGTTCTGGCTGTTTTCGGTTGTGGGAAGCCTGGTCGTCGCATCCTATGCCTATGGGCAGGGAAGTCAGTCCACGCTTATGGGCGATGGCTTGATGCTGGCGGCGATCATCGTCTGCGGGCTTGGCTATGCAGAAGGGGCGCGCCTTTCACGCAGGCTGGGCGGCTGGCAGGTCATATGCTGGGCGCTGGTGTTCGCGCTGCCCGTCATGTTGCCCTTGAGCGTCTTCACACGCCCTGAGACATGGAATGGCATCGGCGCGATGGCCTGGGGCGGGCTTGCCTATGTGTCCCTGTTTTCGATGCTGATCGGCTTTGTGTTCTGGTATCGCGGGCTGGCGCAGGGTGGTACGGCAACGGTCGGCCAGCTTCAGCTCCTCCAGCCTTTTTTCGGGCTGATGCTGGCGGCAGGCGTGGCAGGGGAACCGGTCAGCATGGGCATGGTAGCAACGGCGGCCGTGGTTGTTGTCTGCGTGGCGGGTGCGAAGAAATTCGCTTAGAGCATTTTCGAGCCAAAACTGTTTCACACTTTTGCTGGAAATGCTCTAAATAAATGCCCAGACGGTCGTGCACTTCACTTCCGCGTCTTCAAGGGCGCGCGTTACCGGCACGGTATATATGGCAAGCTGTTGCAGCCGTTCCTTAGGCAGATAGGCGCGGCCCGGATCGCCGACGATGATGCGGGCGCCCCGTTCGGCAAGCTTTGTGAACCACGGAATGAGCCGGTCGGCGAGCGGCTTTTCATAAAAGACGTCGCCTGCCAGAATCATATCCCAGCCGCGGTCCTGCCCAATCAGGTCTTCCGGCGTAACGCTTATCGCTACGTCATTTGCGGCTGCATTGATTTCGATGGCGGGCAGGGCGAATGGATCAATATCGCAGGCAAGGATATTTTTCGCGCCTGCCTTCATTGCGGCAATAGCGACAAGGCCGGAGCCTGAGGCGAAATCCAGCACCCTTTTGCCTGCCACACATTCTGGATGGTCGAGGATATAACGCGCCACGCCCTGACCGCCCGCCCAGGCAAAAGCCCAGAAGGGCGGCGGCAGGCCAATCGTTGCAAGCTCTTCCTCGGTCTTGTGCCAAAGCTCATGCGCTTCGTCGGCCAGATGCAGGCAAATTTCCGGCACATGCGGCGGCGCTTGCAGGCCCGTATTGGCCACAATGAAATCGCGTGCGCTTTTATGGGCCGGATCGAGCATCAGATGTCGTTCGCATCCAGTCCGCCCATGCGGCAGACTTCGATCCATTCGTCTTCCGTCACCGGCTGCACGGAAAGGCGCATCGAGGTGACGAGCGACATGTCTTGCAGCCTGGGGTTTGCCTTCACATCCTTCAGCGTCACCGGCTTCGGCATATCGCGAACAGCCTTGATATCCACACATTCCCAGCGCGGATCGTCGGTGGTGCTGTCGGGATGCGCCAGCGCGCAGACCTCGACAATGCCCACCACTTCAAGCCCCTCGTTGGAATGATAGAAGAAGCCCTTGTCGCCCAGCTTCATGGCGCGCATGTTGTTGCGCGCCTGATAATTGCGCACGCCGTCCCACTGTTCGCCCTTTTCGCCACGGGCCTTTTGCATTTCCCATGACCATTTGAACGGTTCGGATTTGAACAGCCAGTAAGCCATCAGTCATGCGCCTCAAGCGTTGACAGGGTTGTTGATGGCCCAGTTCCATGGGCGCACGGTCACATCCTTGAACAGGCCGGCAAGCGCATAAGGGTCGCTGGCGGCGATTTTTTCGGCTGCGGCCTTGTCGGCGGCTTCAACGACCACGAGACTGCCATTGGGCTTGCCGTCTTCGCCGAGAAAGGGACCGGCGAATTTCAGGGCGTCGCCGAGGCTCTTCAGATAGTCCAGATGCGCCGGGCGGGTATCGAGACGCACTTGCAGATGGTCGGGCTTGTCATTGCACAGGAGGGCAAACAGCATTTTAATCCTCGGTCTTGAGTGGTCGGTTGAGAAGAGCGGTGACTGCTTCATCGATGGTGATTTTTCCGTCAAGCAGCGCCCCCACGGCATCGATGATGGGCGCGGAAATATTGTGCTTGCGGCAAAGCTCTGCGGCAATCGGCGCGGTGGCCACGCCTTCGGCCAGCGGCCGGCTGGTCAGGTCTTCGCCGCGTCCCAGCGCCAATCCATAGGAATAATTGCGC
Protein-coding regions in this window:
- a CDS encoding DMT family transporter, which translates into the protein MNKTAGWINGFLGVLIFSGSLPATRLAVIDIDPTFLTMARASIAGLLGMVFLLLFREPFPRKSDAVSLVVVALGVVVGFPLLTGLALQHMTSARAIVFIGLLPLSTAIFAVLRGGERPRPLFWLFSVVGSLVVASYAYGQGSQSTLMGDGLMLAAIIVCGLGYAEGARLSRRLGGWQVICWALVFALPVMLPLSVFTRPETWNGIGAMAWGGLAYVSLFSMLIGFVFWYRGLAQGGTATVGQLQLLQPFFGLMLAAGVAGEPVSMGMVATAAVVVVCVAGAKKFA
- a CDS encoding class I SAM-dependent methyltransferase produces the protein MLDPAHKSARDFIVANTGLQAPPHVPEICLHLADEAHELWHKTEEELATIGLPPPFWAFAWAGGQGVARYILDHPECVAGKRVLDFASGSGLVAIAAMKAGAKNILACDIDPFALPAIEINAAANDVAISVTPEDLIGQDRGWDMILAGDVFYEKPLADRLIPWFTKLAERGARIIVGDPGRAYLPKERLQQLAIYTVPVTRALEDAEVKCTTVWAFI
- a CDS encoding YciI-like protein; translation: MLFALLCNDKPDHLQVRLDTRPAHLDYLKSLGDALKFAGPFLGEDGKPNGSLVVVEAADKAAAEKIAASDPYALAGLFKDVTVRPWNWAINNPVNA
- a CDS encoding EVE domain-containing protein; protein product: MAYWLFKSEPFKWSWEMQKARGEKGEQWDGVRNYQARNNMRAMKLGDKGFFYHSNEGLEVVGIVEVCALAHPDSTTDDPRWECVDIKAVRDMPKPVTLKDVKANPRLQDMSLVTSMRLSVQPVTEDEWIEVCRMGGLDANDI